The following are encoded in a window of Castanea sativa cultivar Marrone di Chiusa Pesio chromosome 9, ASM4071231v1 genomic DNA:
- the LOC142610747 gene encoding uncharacterized protein LOC142610747 produces the protein MVVKMMRWRPWPPLVTKKYEVRLVVRRLEGCDLVRAGAEKGGGGSEVARLTVEIKWKGPKLALSSLRRTAVKRNYTRAVEVEVEGEQHQENGVVEWDEEFQSLCNLSAYKDNVFHPWEISFSVFNGLNQGQGPKNKAPVVGTASLNLAEYASAADQKECELEIPLTLSGGAGAEPTPSLCISISLLELRTAQEAMEPEQRSIVPVQSPTQLGETVSTERDELSAIKAGLRKVKIFTEYVSARRVKKACREEEGSEGRCSARSEDGEYNYPFDSDSLDDFEDGESDEVKVESTVRKSFSYGTLASANYAGGSFYSNMRINSGDEDWVYYSNRKSDVGCSNIEDSTASVPEPSLSQSSRRSILPWKKRKLNFRSPKAKGEPLLKKAYGEEGGDDIDFDRRQLSSDESLSLGWHKTEEDSSANRSSVSDFGDDNFAIGSWEQKEVTSRDGHMKLETQVFFASIDQRSERAAGESACTALVAVIADWFQNNRDLMPIKSQFDSLIREGSLEWRSLCENETYKERFPDKHFDLETVLQAKIRPLSVVPGKSIIGFFHPEGMDEGRFDFLHGAMSFDNIWDEISRTGSECPSNGEPQVYIVSWNDHFFILKVEPEAYYIIDTLGERLYEGCNQAYILKFDRDTAIYKMPNAGQSSDETASDQQIVTAAEPKNRQAQLANLKVEGSVAGTVVTKHEESLRSEEEEVVCRGKESCKEYIKSFLAAIPIRELQVDIKKGLMASTPLHQRLQIEFQYTQFLQPLPEIPIAEMTAATTQNVDVTLAEAAT, from the exons ATGGTGGTGAAGATGATGAGGTGGCGGCCATGGCCGCCTCTGGTGACGAAGAAGTACGAGGTGAGGCTGGTGGTGCGGAGATTGGAGGGTTGCGATCTGGTGCGGGCGGGTGCAGagaaaggaggaggaggaagtgAGGTGGCGAGATTGACGGTCGAGATTAAGTGGAAGGGTCCCAAATTGGCTCTGAGCTCGCTGAGAAGGACAGCCGTGAAGAGAAACTATACAAGAGCGGTGGAGGTAGAGGTGGAAGGTGAGCAGCACCAAGAAAACGGTGTCGTTGAGTGGGACGAAGAGTTTCAAAGCCTTTGTAATCTCTCTGCGTATAAGGACAATGTGTTTCACCCTTGGGAGATCTCTTTCTCTGTTTTCAAT GGCTTGAATCAAGGTCAAGGACCAAAGAACAAGGCTCCTGTTGTTGGAACGGCTTCATTGAATCTTGCTGAATATGCTTCTGCAGCTGATCAAAAAGAGTGTGAGTTAGAAATCCCTCTCACACTTTCTGGCGGTGCTGGTGCTGAGCCTACTCCTTCACTCTGT ATATCAATAAGCTTATTGGAACTGAGAACTGCTCAAGAAGCCATGGAGCCAGAGCAGAGATCAATCGTGCCTGTTCAATCACCAACCCAGTTGGGAGAAACTGTCTCAACAGAAAGGGATGAGCTTTCTGCAATTAAAGCTGGTCTTAGAAAGGTTAAAATTTTTACTGAGTATGTGTCAGCAAGGAGAGTGAAAAAGGCCTGCCGTGAAGAAGAGGGCAGTGAGGGTAGATGCTCTGCCAGGAGTGAGGATGGCGAGTATAATTACCCATTTGACTCAGACTCACTTGATGATTTTGAGGATGGAGAATCAGATGAGGTCAAGGTGGAATCTACCGTCCGGAAGTCTTTCAGTTATGGCACACTGGCATCTGCTAATTATGCTGGAGGATCATTTTATTCCAATATGAGGATCAACAGTGGAGATGAGGATTGGGTTTACTACAGCAATCGCAAATCAGATGTTGGGTGCTCAAACATTGAGGATTCAACTGCATCTGTGCCTGAGCCATCTCTATCGCAAAGTTCAAGGCGCAGCATACTACCTTGGAAGAAGAGGAAGCTGAACTTCAGGTCTCCCAAAGCCAAAGGAGAGCCATTATTGAAGAAGGCATATGGAGAAGAAGGTGGTGACGACATTGATTTTGATCGTAGGCAGCTTAGTTCCgatgaatctctctctcttggg TGGCACAAGACAGAGGAGGATTCCTCTGCAAATCGATCCTCAGTTTCTGATTTTGGGGATGACAATTTTGCCATAGGCAGTTGGGAGCAGAAAGAAGTAACCAGTCGTGATGGACATATGAAGCTTGAGACCCAAGTTTTCTTTGCTTCCATTGATCAGCGGAGTGAGCGGGCAGCAGGCGAGAGTGCATGTACAGCTCTTGTTGCTGTCATTGCCGATTGGTTTCAGAACAATCGTGATCTCATGCCCATAAAGTCCCAATTTGATAGTCTAATCAGAGAAGGGTCTTTAGAGTGGAGGAGCCTTTGTGAGAATGAAACATATAAGGAGCGATTCCCTGACAAGCACTTTGATCTTGAAACAGTCCTTCAAGCCAAGATACGCCCTCTTTCAGTGGTGCCTGGGAAATCCATTATTGGGTTTTTCCATCCAGAGGGGATGGATGAGGGAAGATTTGACTTTCTGCATGGTGCCATGTCTTTTGACAACATTTGGGATGAGATTAGCCGCACTGGTTCAGAATGTCCAAGCAATGGTGAACCTCAAGTGTATATTGTCAGTTGGAATGACCATTTTTTCATCCTCAAGGTTGAGCCTGAAGCTTATTACATCATTGACACGTTAGGGGAGCGGCTCTATGAGGGATGCAATCAGGCTTATATCTTGAAATTTGACAGAGATACCGCAATTTATAAAATGCCAAATGCTGGACAATCATCAGATGAAACAGCCAGTGATCAGCAGATTGTTACAGCAGCAGAACCCAAGAACCGGCAGGCTCAGCTGGCCAACCTGAAGGTAGAGGGTTCTGTAGCAGGGACAGTAGTAACCAAGCATGAGGAATCCTTAAGGAGCGAGGAAGAGGAGGTTGTATGTCGGGGGAAGGAGTCTTGCAAAGAGTACATAAAGAGCTTCTTGGCTGCAATTCCAATAAGGGAATTGCAGGTGGATATAAAGAAAGGTCTGATGGCGTCAACCCCTCTTCATCAACGCTTACAGATTGAATTCCAGTACACACAGTTCTTACAACCACTACCCGAAATTCCAATAGCTGAAATGACTGCAGCTACAACACAAAATGTCGATGTTACATTAGCAGAGGCTGCTACATAG